The Apostichopus japonicus isolate 1M-3 chromosome 3, ASM3797524v1, whole genome shotgun sequence region atgttattaaactGGCAAACTATGTTCTGTAGCACTTGGATTTAATTGTCAAACACTTCAGACCTTTCGACAGAAACTTCAGACCTGAAAATGGAGTAATGTTGAAAATACTTAGAACGACTACTTGTGGATGATTTAAGGGTGCGGGACACATGGTGTTATTCGATTGAATTAATTTATGGCTTATCCAGGTTTCATTTGCTGTGGGATGAATTTTTTTGTTGGTGTAAATAGTGTTTCTATTTAAGATGCACAGTTCTAGAGGTTTTGTTGTGTGATTTCCAATTTCATAATATTATCTCagattttacaaaacttgggtttgttttttgggtttgggtttgtttttttaagcttttaatgTTAATTTGTGTGATTTTCCATTACCCATAATATGATCTCAGATTTTCCAAAACATTGTGTGTTTGAATGTTTACTTTCagcttttattattcatttgtgTAAAACTTTGACTCTGTATCAAATTGTCATGTGATTTGCACAAAGTTTATGTTTTTTAAAAAGATATGAATAATAGAGTTATGAGTcataatgttattttatttagttAATCATTAGTCAAAGGTTGAGAAGGAAATAGAGGAAACTGGCAATTACAGTTTATATGTGATCATGTAAGTCTAATGGTTTGAATACTTTCCATGTCTCATGTGATACGATGTTACCTTACTTCATGCAGATGTTACAATAATTATCTCTGTTTTCATGTTTACTTCTTGCAGTTATGTTACAGCCATTCGATTATGATCCCAATGAAAAGAACAAGCACAAATTTATGGTTCAGTCCGTTGTCGTAGCAAACTCGCAGACCGATCCTGAAGCTGTGGTAGGTGCCATTTTCTCCTGCTTGCTACCCTGTTTAACCCTGTTTATTGTATTTCGCCCAATAATTCTGCGCATAAGTGAAATTCCAAAGTGAGATGATCAAAGAAAGTGGTAGAACTTGTGTGTGCTTCTTAGGGTTTGATTAAAATAACACCAAAGTACTAGATAGTAGTGCGTAATTCTTGACACACCTCTGGGTCAGATAACAAAGTTATTGGCATTCACTTACACTAACGATCGGGGCAAATTTTTAACGATCATCAGACACGACCGAATTTCTGTTCCAGGGACGACCAGAATCTGCCTTGTATGTAGTCTGGCGTACTACTAGGTTTGTTTACatcaaaaacatatatattgtaactaaataacccaaaatatgtaaaatgatcaaattgGTATGATTATCACCCTCCATAACGTGGGAGATGCTGATATAAAACAAAGATGGTGGTAGGTCTGTCCTTAAAGTTTTGCCCTGTCAACTTTATGTATTTTGTGCAGATATATTATATCCTCTGTTGAAGGGGATAATCCTCTCGGCATATATTCTATGTTTGGCAAAGTTGGATGTGTCTCTTGAGCCTCATTGATGTAGTCTCTGAGCTCCGGCCAGGCTACAGGACCTACATACCGTATACTGTCATATATTATCACGATGCATGATGTCCTTCATATTCTATTCTGAAATGCTGCCATCTGTTGATCAAATTAACTAACTACATACATTTTGTTTCTGAATGGGAGTTCATCTCATTGCCCAGAAGATGTCAAAGAAATAGAGTTGTGATTACgaactcgtcaatttgtagaTTGAAATGATAAGAACTGTCTCATGTCATACGTTGTTCTTTTACAAGTTCGTGGATAGAATGTGCAGTGTACTTACTCCTTGTCCACGCGGTGCCAGTAGTAGAAATCAGTATGTTTATCATGTATATGGTGTAGAAGTATTAATCCTGAGAATCTGTTCAAATCATTTGAGAGACTCTTGTGTTAATTTACAACTATTTCAAATGGGATGACAGTGATCCAGCATTATGAAACCTTGTCAAAATATTCTAGGTCTTAGTTGCTTCTGTCACATGTATGAATgagttgttttcattttgataaattgttgttgaaaattaacCTGAATTCAGTTTGACAGCTCAGTCCTACCTTTTGCACTTGCTTGAACTTAATGTTATTCATGTTTATATTTTGATAGTGGAAAACTGCCAGCCCAGGAGAATTAATGGATACAAAGCTTAAGTGTGTCTTTGACTGGCCCGGAGCAGCGCCCTCACAGGTACGTACAGCAAGATCTATCCCTTTTGATGTACGTGTACGTTGGACGGCCGTACTGTACATTGCATAGCCATAGAGGACAACTGTGTACATCACACATCTGATGCATGTTGCACTTATTGCATATATAACCTGGACTTTTACCTGTGTTTACCTCTCACATACACTCTGGGGTTagcaaacatgtgtgtacttaTCATAAATACTATGTATGTGAGTTGTACGCTCCATTGAATGTCTGGTATGACAAACACCATTTGGGGATTGTTTAACTGATGATGAAAGTCCTGTTAGGTCAAATGTGTTTTATGTGTAAAATATTGAGTGAAATGGAACAGTTCGTACAGTGTGGCTGTACTTTTAACATAAATCTGTTACTGAACAGTGTTGTAAGGTACCTTCAATGGGCCCAGGAATTAAATCAGTTATTGTCAAGTTGAGCACTGGCATTTAGAAGGCCTTTACTCTACAGTTGGCACTGATTGTTCCATCACCAagaccggtgctgtggccgagtggataaaggcggtggcaattgaagcaatgaggcttagcaatcaggaggttccgggtttgatacccggccaagtcatagtaaggtgggtttttcatctaAGAGCAAATCTagggttttcccatctgaaatgactttcaaaattgaaaagattccaaatttgatttgaaaaatgttgaattggaagtcaCTTGACgggtaagttgtaatccataaacccttgcgggcttctcccacatttgtggtcgcttatgCGTCATAAAATAACTACTGATTATTATTTATCACCCACCCATCCAACCATGaaccctcccacccacccacccacccaccaattGGCATTACCATACCCTGTTCTACCATCCCTTCTTATGGTTTGAATGTCTTAAAAGTGTTAGATTTCTATACAACACTCTCTGTGTAACAAAGAAACTGTCCCATTAAAGCAGTCTTCATTTATGGATCCTTTTAGAGACTaaccatactgtatatacagtatggttacatacagtacagtacatgtacatactgtacaaatcAGCATACATATATTCAATAGCATTATCATATGGACAGTATCTATGTTATATGTGTGTAGTACAGTATATGACCCTTGGTAAATTTAATCACCAGTGCAGACCCCTCATACCGATGTGCTGCCTCCAGTTCTGTGCCTTGCAATTATCAATCTAGTACTGATGGAATGAGTGATGTGTGTATttcagtttgtgtgtgtgtgtgtgtgtttacttGTGTTTGAATCACTTCAGAGTATAAAGGCAGTGCCTTGCAGTGAACATTTTATGATGGAATTAGATTATCGGTTACCTGGAATTGTGCATCAGCTGTAAGCAAGTGCATAGTACAAACAAATGTCAGTTTTAAACCAAACAGACATATATCCATAACAATCAAAGGTGAAATCTTTACCACTCCTTGTATACGTTGAATAAACATCATTCCCGTATGGTTGCTTACCAAGGTTATCTACCACTTTGCCATGAATGCATTTCCCGGCTACACATTAACATGACTACCACACATGTAGTGCAGTTTAGCCTCCAACTAATGAAGAGTACTGTCAGTccgtgtgtctgtctgtctgtctgtctgtctgtctgtcagccTGTTTGTATGCATCCTGAGCACTTCTCCTTTTCCATACTATTTTGGAATCATTGTATCCATACATGATacaaagtactgtactgtatccaTGATTCTGGTTGACCTTGTGAAATGCATCTATCGTGATATCAAATGCCATACATCAAATGCCATACATAAAATGCCAACAAATGCCATACATAAAGCGCCATACAAATGCTATGCATCAAATGCCATACAAATGCCTTACATCAAATGCCATACATCAAATGCCATACAAATGCCTTACATCAAATGCCATACATCAAATGCCATACATCAAATGCCATACAAATGCCTTACATCAAATGCCATACAAATGCCTTACATCAAATGCCATACAAATGCCATACATCAAATGCCATACATCAAATGCCATACATAAAATGCCAACAAATGCCATACATAAAGCGCCATACAAATGCTATACATCAAATGCCATACAAATGCCTTACATCAAATGCCATACATCAAATGCCATACATCAAATGCCATACATCAAATGCCATACATCAAATGCCATACATCAAATGCCATACATCAAATGCCATACAAATGCCTTACATCAAATGCCATACAAATGCCTTACATCAAATGCCATACAAATGCCTTACATCAAATGCCATACAAATGCCTTACATCAAATGCCATACATGTCATTACAGTACCACAGGTTCACAAAACCAAACCTAACTCTCTGGTACAGATAATTAAGTGTCAAGCTATTCATACAGAAGAGATTTTTGATAGATTCGTTGGTGAAGAATTGTTgagttttaattaaattttcttGATAACGATCGATCTGTGTAGTTAAGTCTTTAGTTAAGTGACCAGTGCGAACAAAAGATGTTAaaaatgtgtgtttgtgtgtgtcacATTGGGAAACTATGTGAAGAGGTAAAATTCATGATACTTGCTCGCTAGTGGAAATGGAGGATGGATGACTGGGATATTTTAGAAGGGGATTATGTAGAATACATTTGGTTCCTCAGCCAGTTTGGTATACATAACCATGTTAGATCCAAAGTTGAATATTATTAAAGCTTTCAGATGGGTTCAGCAGTCTATCCTAATGAGCAGCTGGTCACCACTCCAAAGTCAGGAGACACTCTGTACTTGATAGCAGTTCAACACACTAATATCATTTATTACTTTGAATGAGTTCAGTGGGAAGTAGAGCATGGTATTGGTTAAATGTTATTTTAGTAATAAAGCCCTATCGAGCTACTTTGATATTCTGACAGGTCGAACAGGATGACGAATAACAAACGTGATAGTTACCGTAGAACTTTACCTCTGAAGAGAGCGCATATACTTAGGATTGAGTCGTGTGTTAAATACATGTCTTGAGTGACATCGTTGGGAGACGTCACGTTAGCAATCGATGTCTCACACTTTGTCTTTGTGATGTTCACACGGTCATGCCTCCACAAAGACTCAATGTGTCGATATTAAAATAATGTCtaaaatgaaactaaatatTATAGAGTCATTCTGCAGTAAAACATACAGAGGCATTGTAATTTGTGAACTACAGAAGAACTGCTCTCAATTGTTCCATAGCTTGTCTGTGCTCTGACACAAAGATTTGTAagtttttacagattttaagTGAATGGTTTACCagtatttttcacaaaatttacCAGTATTTAATCAAAATggcaacaaaaataaaaagagaggAGGAATTGTTTCTTTCCTTGATGTCGATGAAAACAACATGCTGTATTGTTATGCCCTAAATTTCGTTTTGATTTTCACTTAGTCTTTGATAACCTTCTCATTTGATTAGGTCGTCGTCTACGTTCACTCTTCAAGGTGTGAGTCTTGAAGCTATCTGGAACCCAGAACCATTCTGTTTTAAAAatgatatctgtaattgaaatGATTGATAAGACATGTCATATAATGCTTCCAAGCATTCCTCCTGAAAGTTTTTCGAGAGCTAGTTTAGTCACAAGTACTGAATGATCAATTGATAGGCTCGTAGCTTCATTGGATTGTTATTATGTATGAATTCATCATTCCTatgatgttattatttttattgtacaaaatgaaaaacaggGTTTTTGTCAGCTGAATATATCTTGGGAGTTTGATAAACTTGAAAGTGCAAGAGAAAGATCTGTCTCCCTCACCTTGGAGTGAGACTTGTCGAAATTAATTTAATGAAGTTTGGTGTGCCAGGACAACATTTGTTTGACCTAAATATTATAAAGCCTCGCTCTAATGTGATTCAGATGCTTCTATGCTGATTTCTACTTTCCTCTTCTTGTATTACATTTCTGACCAAAAACAATAATTACTAATTAAGGAATGCCTAaatcatattattatcattcaCCACAATGTCACTACCCAAacaataatttaatatatataaaggaGAAATTTAATACGTTGGCTTATGAGATCAATTTATCAGAAAAGATTATTCAATTTTGATTATTTAGACCTGGAATGTGTTAAGTTAAAGCGTGGACTcttgtttaaagtttaaaaattcCTACtgtccattttgttttgtatatcaGGGAAAGGAATTATTGCTACTCCTTGAAATGCTTTGTGAGCGTACAGGTCTGTCCATTACATGTAATTTTCAGTTGCGTGAATGAGTGGACAGTGCCTCTACAACACATCTAGTGTGCGGATTAAGCCAATATCTGCCTGCAATGTCACTCTTTAATAATCATCAGATCTATCCTTCCAGTTAATGAATTGACATTGCCTCCAAGGACAGGCATTAATATCCTCACATGTGGTGCTTCATCCATGATGAACACATTACACAATATggtgtacatgtatatatgtatggtagTAAACAGATATTCGTGGACAAGGACGTAGAGAATGGGAGAACAGGAGCTTGTGATTTTCTATtgcatgtgtgcgtgtgtttgtttatgttttggGTGGTTGTGCGATTACACATTTTAGTAATCGGAGATGAGTTGAAGGACTCAAAGAAGGCATAGCTTACCAGTAAAAGGCTATACATATATGGGTACAACGTTGGCTTTATGGAGGGAATACCaatgtaatatttataatttattccATTAAATGGTAATTCTACAAACCACAGGTTAAGTACATACATGTCCCCAGTGGTACAAGTTCATTGTCCAAGCTCTTATGGTTAGGACAATACaagccaattttttttatgaattatgaatgaCCATAGGCCAGTATGTGCATAAACTAAAAACTGTCAGCTGTGTTAATGGTAAGGGTGTGCATTAGCTTAACATTGGATTAACTGTAAATTTCCGGTACAAATAAACAGTAACATTGGCTAAATATCTTTCATCAATATAAATACTTTGGCAGCATGTGCATCTAAAGCTACAGAAGCCTAGTTTAGGTAACTGCAGTCAAATTTGATCATCAACTGCTAGGAGTGATAACCAGCAAATTAACATAATTAAGGGAGATCAGAAACACTTGACAATTCTTTGCATAGAGTTAAAAACTAGTACACACATAGACCAGTGACTCAAAAATGATGCAACAATAAAACTACTACCAGCAGTATTTATTGGCTGTCTGTGAAGGACTGTACTAATTGTATGTAGGTATTCATCACTCACTCGCTACCCTTTTTCTCTCTCATGTAAAGGTagttaattaatataaattgtACCAAGTTTATGTAGGTTTTGTAGCTATTTTTGCTGCACTCTCTTATGACCTGTTCTTCTGGGTAACATTTTTTCCAAGCATTCCTTATTCAGAGATGCCAACCAGTACGATTTTATCGTATTTAGTACTATAAATCAAGTGAAATACGATAATACGATATTGCCTCTTGAAAATAcgatttttcatctttcaaaaaaaaaagaaaaaaaaagaaattttttatttttaaaggaaGCGAAATCGCATAGAAACAAGTACAAGTTATCCCCCAAACCCTGACAAACACGTTGAACAACGAGCCTACATGGGCGGGAAATACGCGGAATCGGCagctttacaattttctcattaaatgttaatgaaaagcaaacattttacttgcctgttcttaccagtaaaacatttttctgacattttactaGCCCAACAAGCCAGTGGTAGTGACAAGTTTtcgtgaaaatctgatttttctctccaaaatctgattttttaggatattcagtctgtttttttgtgtcaagaggttggcatctctgcTTATTTGCCTCGAGCAAATATTCTATGAGATAGTCTTGTGCATAGGACATAATCTCTTGTGTGATTTCCTGTACAAGCTTctattaaaggtagtctgtataggccccaaattatagcatgctataattgctatttagttttcaaaaagtactttcctggaggtctttaactctccaaattgttctcagacattctacttgaacacacaagatgtttgaatgtcccaatgaggtaaatttcctccagggtgataacaaaaatagtttcagaaatttgaccaaaggtgacaaTATTTGcaaatctggcatatttggggccaatacaggaTACCTTTAAGCACTTCATGTTAGGGTAACACCGTTTTATAATTTTCAGCGCATCGTAGAAAAGAGTTTCCCCCAGGAGGATAGTTTGTCATGTATCTTTAGATGAAATTTGTGTAGTTTAAAAAGAAGCTGTTGATGAGACacactcttttttcttttcatctaGATACTTGAATTTACGGAcatgaataatattttcaagCAAAAATTTCTCCGTTTTCAAACAAGTTCCTGTCTAGTTCATCCTCAATGCTAAACAagtatgaaatgtttttcttcttaaacAGAGAGACTCATCTCCACCACCTAGTGGGAGCCCAGAACCCAAGAAGGACCAGCCATCACAGACAGGCGATGTCGACTCCCTGAACGCTGCTATTACTAAACtaaagaatgaaaatgaaacactCAAGGTAaacatttgttaaattaaaattGGTAAAAATTTAAGTCAAAAAAAATATGGCTTCCAAGCAAAAAAATTAGATATCTTCTGTATAATTTCCATGCGTTCCCCTTACATCCCCCATACTGCTGCTTTCTTACAGATCTATATGCTACAGATCTATATGCTCCTTTGACAGCTGATGTTTCctcgcccaacccccccccccccctcccattacaTTCCAACACTTCAATGGTCTGCTGAAACAAGTATCCTGGGACTTGTTTCTGTTTTCACAGATGTTTTATTCTGGATATTTTGACCCTTTGTTGTTATTTGAGTTAACCATAGAAATTTAGAAGCTTTGAAGTTTGGACCACTATGTTGATAGGGGTCACGTAAGTTGGCTTTAAATAAAaacgaaaatggaaaaaatatctATTATGAAAATATCAGGCACCTGTATGGCAGATGATGTAGAAGATATAAAATTCTCATTTGACTactgaaaaatgtatatatattacatgccaaccttACACATTACGAGTAGAACCCCTGTGACAAATCTTATGCGGTACAGGTAGGACCCTTGCAATGTCATCTgagaattaatcaggtcacacatccggagttcttcaataccgccccaCTTACCTATCAGGAAACATTTCTTAGTTTGAGTTTTGATTAAAGGAAAAACATGACTGGTAACACAACTGTTGTGTGACTGTGTATGAGATTTCAACAATTTAAGTAAAGCAACAGGATTGAAATAAATCGCAGATTTTCaagttaaattaataatatCTACTATTCAgaagtacttttgaaacatattaCTGCTTTAGTCTTACTATATATGTCTCTACTTGGTCTTCTTAATACTTCTGTGCGGTAACCTACTATGCCATTTTAAAGTCAAATTGAACAACCAAACGTCACCAATTTCTAGCACCTTCTAACCATCTGAAAACATATACCAGCTTTGCCACAGAGAATCACTTAActagaacagaacagaacagaactgAACAACACAAAACACAGAGAAGACTTCATTGTCTAATACCTGTTAATGACCAGACAGGTGTGTTGTTATCTACATGATGGTATCACATATAGTGTGCTGTACAGTTAATAAACAGTGGAACACATGGAAACCAACAACTTCGGTTTGTCCTTCTTACTCTCCACATTGATACAAGCTTTTATTACAACCAGACGATTGTGTGTTTTATATACATCAGCAAAATCAGTTGAACATGCAAGATTATCTACAGTAGGAGGACCTTAGATATTTAAATTTAACCATTATCTTTGCAAATATATTAGAAATTCAAACGTTTTTCTGATCTCGTTTTCAGGCTGGCATGTGGAAGCAGCAGCAGGAGCCCTCCTCATCATTTGGCGTCATGACAATTATCTTTATCGTGTTGGCTCTCATTCTGGGTGTCCTTGTTGGTAAAATGGTCCTGTAGtgttccccccctccccactaaTATCATCCTTTGTACAGTCGACTGGCCTGCCCGGGGCCACcagaactccccccccccccagccagCTTTAAATCAAATTCTGTTTGGGTTTCTTCCTAACCTTACCActgttttatttcacttttcttccttttttcccatttttgtttgtaataaaataaaaaagggaCTTCTTCTTCAAGTAAAGTTGTGGAAAAAACGAGCATCAAGCTGCAAAGATTTTCTCTACGAGACTTTTAAGATGTTTCGAAAAGGTTGTTGTATATTCAAAGAAGTTTACAGTAGCATTGACAATGGCATTTaaacaatttaattttgttttttgtctctctctctcttttttgaTACTGAATCTAATGATGGGTTGGAAATGCTATAAAACAATGGGAAGATTTAACAAAAGGGTCTTTTGTTTACCTTCTTTATTTCTGTAAACAACATAGAATGATGTGTAAATTTAGTAAGTAGCTGGATAGTGTTTAGTTGTATTTAACTGCTGCTATGTGATAACCCTTTACCATTTCACACAAAGTAAAATTCCtctcaaattattattattataattattattatcattattattagtatGTAGCTGTAGTAGTATTGAATGATGAGATCATCAGTAAAATCACGTTTTTTGAGCTATTTTGTCTTATACTGGGAGGCTATGCAACTAGAagaactcaaaaaaaaaattaaacatcgGAAATGTAATTAATGGTCACCACCTACCTGTGATAACTGGAGGGTACAGTAGTGTGAGGGGAGTATAGGCAATATGATAGGGTTGAGATAGGGGTGTCTATTTTAAGTAATACCCTTAATATCTATATTGATATTCCTTAGTagaattatatacatatacagcaGTATAACCTTTAACCTTaaccaaattgttttttttttgtttaaaaaaaaaaaaaatctttcgcAATAAAAAGGTGGGACAATTCTATTCTGTATGTCGTATATATTTGTACGTGCGTTCTATATCCACTTGTAGGTTCTAAGATGTTGATTATAATCTGTGGCTGATAATGGATAGGAAATATTTGCTTGGTTCTTCATTAGTTGCCTAAAAGCGAGCTATGACTATATTGTTTCAACTTTTAACGAGTAACTGTTTGGGCATGTTGGTTTTCTACAACAGGGTAAGTGTGTATTCATGTCAGAGTTAGGTTTCTAATGACTTAGATAGTTTTTTGCAGGATTTcatagaaaaagaaacaaaccaaggatatatcatataattggtAAAAGTCTGTAGGTTTGCTAAATTGGGTTCTGCTCTGTAGTGGAGAATAGTACTCCTTCGTGTTGGTTACAATGCATTGATTAGAGAGTGCAGACGGCGAGGGGGGCGTGGAGTTGCTGAAAGTGTAAATTGGACTTTCTTGAAATAAACGTGAAGCTTTTTTAACTGTCGGTTGCATCGTTTATGGTACGATCCCACTGATCTGTCCAGGATACTAAATCCacattgatgaatattcataagagGTTGTAATGCACAGTAATAAATGTTTCGTAGCGGCTAAATTGTTACTGGAGTTCTTTTAGGTTATCAATGAAATCCAAGCTTGATTCCTGCCTCTGGCCTCCTTGCACATTCATGATGATGTCTCCCTTGATCATATAcatgccccctccctccccccatcctTCTCATATGTATAGAGTTCATCCAAGCAAAGCAGGGAAATGAGGTGGGGGGATGTTGTTTGAGGTAGTGTTGGGTTGGGAAAGGGGTTTGTCAAGCCTTGTTGTGTTAAAATGATATACAAATGATATTGACTCATCCTTTTGGTTGACACCACGTTTACCTTATGATGGAGACACCACTAACTCCATGCAGAGTGTGTCTAAGATGCAATGCCTCTCTGAGGGAGAGTAAGAAAACTTTTTGATTTTATCCTTGAGTCCGAGGGTATCTTCCATTGTTTCATGTGGTGCAAATCATTCCTCCTGTAGACGCTCAGCTCTTGTATCTAATCTTCTGGAATCGTCATCTTTCCTCATTTTCTCTTTCCATCCTAGTGTCGTTAGTGAACAGTCGCCTCTATCATTTCTTCACTGTAATTAAAATactagataaataaataaaaagaaaatgcgTGTTTTATTACCCTATGCAATATGTGAATGTTGAATAGATGTAAGGTCTTTATGTGTCTCTGTGAAAACTAAAACAAGTTAATAGTAAGAcgtaaaaaatggaaaaataactAGAGTGTGGGACATCTGTCCcgaacaacaaacaaaacatacatatataggtaGCACTCACTGTCTCCTTATATAAAGTATGAGGAAAGATGTCATACCAAAGATGACATGATGTAATGAAAGGAAGACTATTAGTAGACTTCCACCTTATTTCTCTCCTAGAGGGAATAAGAAACAGCTAAATCTTGGACAGAGTTGGTTCCAAATTGTCTTAACTCCTTGCCTGTTCTTATTGTTGGAAGGTATTGACACTGAACAACTGAATTTGATAGAACCTGTCTTAATCAGCAGCAATACAAAATGATGGAAAGGGCTCCACAATTGATAA contains the following coding sequences:
- the LOC139965644 gene encoding vesicle-associated membrane protein-associated protein A-like yields the protein MSKGSQLLEIIPPTELHFKGPFTQVVSSELTLNNPSDKHVCFKIKTTAPKRYCVRPNSGILPPKSNIAVQVMLQPFDYDPNEKNKHKFMVQSVVVANSQTDPEAVWKTASPGELMDTKLKCVFDWPGAAPSQRDSSPPPSGSPEPKKDQPSQTGDVDSLNAAITKLKNENETLKAGMWKQQQEPSSSFGVMTIIFIVLALILGVLVGKMVL